A section of the Clostridium felsineum DSM 794 genome encodes:
- a CDS encoding GTP pyrophosphokinase: MAHVEEADYIERDDIEEKIEEMQELIMKYSAAIKEVKTKLEILDNEFKVKRKRNPIEYMKDRVKDPKSIMDKLERKGLELSFNSAKDNLNDIAGVRVVCSFVSDIYEIANMLKRQDDIKLINEKDYIKNPKSNGYRSFHMILEVPIFFSDHVEPVRVEVQVRTIAMDFWASLEHKLYYKTLGRDAEAIRFELKECADVICQTDMKMQNIQKEVEKLV; the protein is encoded by the coding sequence ATGGCACACGTTGAAGAGGCCGATTATATTGAGAGAGATGATATTGAGGAAAAGATAGAAGAAATGCAAGAACTAATAATGAAGTACAGTGCGGCTATAAAGGAAGTTAAAACAAAACTTGAAATTTTAGATAATGAATTTAAGGTTAAAAGAAAAAGAAATCCTATAGAATATATGAAGGATAGAGTTAAAGATCCTAAAAGTATAATGGATAAGCTTGAGCGCAAAGGGCTTGAGCTTAGCTTTAATTCAGCAAAAGATAATTTAAATGATATAGCAGGTGTAAGGGTTGTCTGCTCTTTTGTAAGTGATATATATGAAATTGCCAACATGCTTAAAAGGCAGGATGACATAAAACTCATAAATGAAAAGGATTATATAAAAAATCCAAAATCAAATGGATATAGAAGTTTTCATATGATTTTAGAGGTTCCTATATTTTTTTCTGATCATGTAGAGCCAGTTAGGGTAGAGGTTCAAGTGCGAACTATTGCCATGGATTTTTGGGCAAGTTTAGAACATAAGCTTTACTATAAAACACTAGGAAGAGATGCTGAGGCTATAAGGTTTGAACTAAAAGAATGTGCAGATGTAATATGCCAGACGGATATGAAAATGCAAAACATACAAAAAGAGGTAGAAAAATTAGTTTGA
- a CDS encoding ABC-F family ATP-binding cassette domain-containing protein, whose amino-acid sequence MSILNVKNVNHGFGDRAIFEDVSFRLLKGEHVGLIGANGEGKSTFMSIITGKLMPDEGVIEWSNNVRVGYMDQHASLQKGKTIKDVLKDAFKYLFDMEAKMMEITDKMAEASEDELQKLLDEMGTIQDTLDNNDFYVIDVKIEEIAKGLGITDIGLDKDVADLSGGQRTKVLLAKLLLEKPDILLLDEPTNYLDEVHIEWLKRFLNDFENAFILISHDIPFLNSVINVIYHIDNRKLTRYAGDYDNFMRVYEANKKQVEAAYERQQQEIAKLKDFVARNKARVATTGMARARQKQLDKMDIIEKSQEKPKPEFNFKTARTSGKLIFETKDLVVGYDTPLSKPLNLTMERGQKIALVGANGLGKTTLLKSLLGKIKPISGSVELGDYQYIGYFEQEIKEANYKTCIEEVWEEFPAYTQYEVRAALAKCGLTTKHIESKVMVLSGGEQAKVRLCKLINNETNILILDEPTNHLDVDAKDELKRALKEYKGSILLVCHEPEFYRDVVTDVWNCEEWTTKIV is encoded by the coding sequence GTGAGTATTTTAAATGTCAAAAATGTAAACCATGGCTTTGGTGATAGAGCTATTTTTGAAGATGTGTCGTTTAGGCTTTTAAAAGGGGAACATGTTGGACTAATTGGTGCAAATGGTGAAGGTAAATCCACTTTTATGAGTATAATAACAGGAAAACTTATGCCAGACGAAGGAGTAATTGAATGGTCTAACAATGTCAGAGTTGGATATATGGACCAGCATGCAAGCCTTCAAAAGGGAAAAACTATAAAGGATGTATTAAAGGATGCCTTTAAATATCTCTTTGATATGGAAGCAAAGATGATGGAAATTACCGATAAAATGGCAGAGGCATCAGAGGACGAGCTTCAAAAGTTATTAGATGAAATGGGAACTATACAAGATACCTTAGATAACAATGATTTCTATGTTATAGATGTTAAAATAGAAGAGATTGCTAAGGGACTTGGAATTACAGATATAGGACTTGATAAAGATGTAGCAGATTTAAGTGGTGGTCAGAGAACAAAAGTGCTTCTTGCTAAGCTTTTACTAGAGAAACCAGATATACTTTTGTTAGATGAGCCTACGAACTATCTTGATGAAGTTCATATTGAATGGCTTAAAAGATTTTTAAATGATTTTGAGAATGCTTTTATTTTAATATCTCATGATATACCATTTTTAAACTCTGTTATTAATGTAATATATCATATTGATAACAGGAAGTTAACTAGGTATGCAGGAGATTATGATAACTTCATGAGAGTTTATGAAGCAAATAAAAAGCAGGTTGAAGCAGCTTATGAAAGGCAACAGCAGGAAATTGCAAAGTTAAAGGATTTTGTTGCTAGAAATAAGGCAAGAGTTGCTACAACAGGAATGGCTAGAGCAAGACAAAAGCAGCTGGATAAGATGGATATAATAGAGAAGTCTCAAGAAAAACCAAAACCAGAGTTTAATTTTAAAACTGCTAGAACCTCAGGGAAGCTGATTTTTGAGACTAAGGATTTAGTGGTGGGGTATGATACTCCTCTTTCAAAGCCTTTGAATCTTACTATGGAAAGAGGACAAAAAATAGCTTTAGTAGGAGCAAATGGTTTAGGAAAAACAACTCTTTTAAAGAGCTTACTTGGAAAAATTAAACCTATATCTGGTTCGGTTGAACTTGGTGATTATCAGTACATAGGATATTTTGAACAAGAAATTAAAGAAGCAAACTACAAGACCTGTATTGAAGAGGTTTGGGAGGAGTTTCCAGCGTACACTCAATATGAAGTCAGAGCAGCACTAGCAAAGTGTGGACTTACAACTAAGCATATAGAAAGCAAAGTTATGGTTTTAAGTGGAGGAGAGCAGGCAAAGGTAAGACTTTGTAAGCTTATAAACAATGAAACCAATATATTAATACTAGACGAACCTACAAATCACTTGGATGTAGATGCAAAGGATGAACTTAAAAGAGCACTTAAGGAGTATAAAGGAAGTATTCTTTTAGTTTGCCATGAGCCTGAATTCTACAGAGATGTGGTTACAGATGTTTGGAATTGTGAAGAGTGGACTACAAAGATAGTGTAA
- a CDS encoding flavodoxin family protein: MKVLLINGSPHANGCTYTALSEVAKALEEENIETEIFHIGTDAIRGCIGCGGCSKQASFKCVFDDDTLNAGLEKAQNADGFIFGSPVHYAAASGSITSFLDRFFYAGGNSLAFKPGAAVVSCRRGGATAAFDQLNKYFTFANMPIVSAQYWNMVHGNTPDEVKQDLEGLQNMRTLGKNMAWLLKSIEAGKTAGINLPKIEPRIKTNYIR, encoded by the coding sequence ATGAAAGTATTACTTATAAATGGAAGTCCACATGCTAATGGCTGTACTTACACTGCTTTAAGTGAGGTGGCAAAAGCTTTAGAGGAAGAAAATATAGAAACAGAAATTTTCCATATAGGAACTGATGCTATAAGAGGCTGCATCGGCTGTGGTGGTTGTTCAAAGCAAGCTTCTTTTAAATGCGTCTTTGATGATGATACTTTAAATGCCGGTCTTGAGAAGGCACAAAATGCAGATGGGTTTATATTTGGTTCACCAGTACACTATGCTGCTGCTTCTGGTTCAATTACTTCTTTTCTTGATAGATTCTTCTATGCTGGTGGTAATAGCCTTGCATTCAAGCCAGGTGCTGCTGTTGTAAGCTGTAGACGTGGTGGTGCTACCGCTGCTTTTGATCAATTAAATAAGTATTTCACTTTTGCTAATATGCCTATAGTATCAGCTCAATACTGGAATATGGTACATGGTAATACACCAGATGAAGTAAAACAGGATCTTGAGGGTCTTCAAAACATGAGAACTCTTGGCAAAAACATGGCATGGCTTTTAAAGAGCATAGAGGCTGGAAAAACTGCCGGAATAAACTTACCTAAGATAGAGCCAAGAATAAAAACAAACTATATACGTTAA